Proteins encoded by one window of Campylobacter concisus:
- a CDS encoding metallophosphoesterase — MSEQIYIIGDVHGCFNTLLELIKQFPDKEKSQICFVGDVIDRGLFSCDVVELIIQNNYKMVMGNHERRLLSNKDFFLKNKIPFDTSWFYNNGGEETYRSYLAQSVGFKQRHIEFLESIPVYLEFKDHKNQNGEHLVVSHSAVGKFWTLRDDDSSRDEFRRHVLSGRGDMMQVEGIFNVYGHTPVREAKLYTNSANIDTGCVFNEEGYDKLSALEFPSMKIYTQKNVENFNKQG; from the coding sequence TTGAGCGAGCAAATTTATATCATAGGCGATGTGCACGGCTGTTTTAACACACTTTTAGAGCTTATCAAGCAGTTTCCAGACAAAGAAAAATCACAAATTTGCTTTGTCGGAGATGTGATAGATCGGGGGCTTTTTAGTTGCGATGTAGTCGAACTTATCATACAAAATAACTATAAAATGGTAATGGGAAACCACGAAAGAAGGTTGCTAAGCAACAAAGATTTCTTTTTAAAAAACAAAATACCATTTGATACAAGTTGGTTTTACAATAATGGCGGTGAAGAAACATACAGATCATACCTAGCTCAAAGCGTGGGGTTCAAGCAAAGACACATAGAATTTTTAGAAAGCATTCCAGTATATTTAGAGTTTAAAGACCACAAAAACCAAAATGGCGAGCATTTGGTCGTCTCTCACTCGGCTGTTGGGAAATTTTGGACTTTAAGAGATGATGATAGTTCAAGAGATGAGTTTAGAAGGCATGTACTATCAGGCAGAGGCGATATGATGCAAGTTGAAGGCATATTTAATGTCTATGGCCACACGCCAGTGCGTGAGGCTAAGCTCTATACAAATAGCGCCAATATCGATACGGGATGTGTTTTTAATGAAGAAGGATATGACAAGCTAAGTGCCTTAGAATTTCCATCGATGAAAATTTATACGCAAAAAAATGTTGAAAATTTTAACAAACAAGGATAA
- a CDS encoding aldehyde dehydrogenase family protein: protein MKLLEKYGLFINGEWRDAKDGATLDAKNPANGEHLAKIADATEEDVNDAVRAAREAFKKFKHTTISERAKLLNKIADIIDENKEHLAKVESMDNGKPIRETLNVDIPFAAEHFRYFAGVIMGEEGSANVLDEKQLSIVLREPIGVVGQIVPWNFPFLMAAWKLAPVIAAGDASVFKPSSETSLSVLELFRLIDKILPKGLINIITGKGSKSGEWIKNHPGLDKLAFTGSTEIGRDIAIAAARRIIPATLELGGKSANIFFSDANLDKALDGLQLGILFNQGQVCCAGSRIFVEESFYNKFIEAAVKKFSTIKVGDPLDPSTQMGSQINKKQAEQILNYVEIGKKEGAKVAVGGKAYTANGCDKGAFVEPTLLVDVTNDMRVAQEEIFGPVGVVIKFKDEAELIKMVNDSEYGLGGGIFTQDITKALRVARSMETGRVWINTYNQIPAGSPFGGYKNSGIGRETHKIILEHYTQMKNIMIDLTGKVSGFYAQ from the coding sequence ATGAAACTACTAGAAAAATATGGGCTTTTCATAAATGGTGAGTGGCGTGACGCAAAAGACGGTGCTACACTTGATGCAAAAAATCCAGCAAACGGCGAGCACCTTGCAAAGATCGCTGATGCTACCGAAGAAGATGTAAATGACGCTGTACGTGCTGCACGTGAGGCTTTTAAGAAATTTAAACATACTACAATTAGCGAGCGTGCAAAGCTACTAAACAAGATCGCTGATATCATTGATGAAAACAAAGAGCACTTGGCAAAAGTTGAGAGCATGGACAACGGCAAGCCGATCCGCGAGACGCTAAATGTTGATATTCCTTTTGCGGCAGAGCATTTTAGGTACTTTGCTGGCGTCATCATGGGTGAAGAAGGCAGTGCAAACGTACTTGATGAGAAACAGCTCTCTATCGTTTTACGCGAGCCAATAGGCGTTGTGGGTCAGATCGTGCCTTGGAATTTCCCATTTTTAATGGCAGCTTGGAAGCTAGCTCCAGTGATCGCAGCAGGCGATGCGAGCGTGTTTAAACCTTCAAGTGAGACAAGCCTAAGCGTGCTTGAGCTATTTAGACTAATAGATAAAATTTTGCCAAAAGGTTTAATAAACATCATAACTGGCAAAGGTAGCAAGAGTGGCGAATGGATCAAAAATCATCCAGGCCTTGATAAGCTAGCATTTACTGGCTCAACCGAGATAGGCCGAGATATCGCCATAGCTGCGGCTCGCCGTATCATCCCAGCTACACTTGAGCTTGGCGGCAAGAGCGCAAATATCTTCTTTAGCGACGCAAATTTAGACAAAGCGCTTGATGGCCTTCAGCTTGGCATTTTGTTTAACCAAGGTCAAGTTTGCTGCGCAGGATCAAGAATTTTCGTAGAAGAGAGCTTTTATAACAAATTTATAGAAGCTGCGGTTAAGAAATTTAGCACCATAAAAGTTGGCGATCCACTTGATCCTAGCACTCAAATGGGCTCACAAATCAATAAAAAACAAGCTGAGCAAATCTTAAACTACGTCGAGATCGGCAAAAAAGAAGGCGCAAAAGTGGCAGTCGGTGGCAAAGCCTACACAGCAAATGGTTGCGACAAGGGCGCATTTGTCGAGCCAACGTTGCTAGTTGATGTGACAAATGATATGAGAGTGGCGCAAGAAGAAATTTTTGGCCCGGTTGGCGTTGTCATTAAATTTAAAGATGAAGCCGAGCTTATCAAAATGGTAAATGACAGCGAATACGGCCTAGGTGGCGGAATTTTCACACAAGACATCACAAAAGCACTTCGCGTGGCAAGGTCTATGGAGACTGGTAGAGTCTGGATCAACACCTATAATCAAATCCCAGCAGGCAGCCCATTTGGTGGATATAAAAACTCAGGTATCGGCCGTGAGACGCACAAGATCATACTTGAGCACTACACTCAGATGAAAAACATCATGATTGACTTAACCGGCAAGGTTAGCGGCTTTTACGCACAATGA
- a CDS encoding sensor histidine kinase, translated as MSEKTQILFKILSLYLVSTVLFLGYFFIHDYKNKKETLILNEVKSLKEIKMGIYMKARMNGLDSISSLTKEKGVHACIVLKNGEKIYKDFDCQKIDKSKNVNLIGGKVAIFEKIQYMEDNTTDELSYADIFLVGKDIKAEILSLQISTILKALFFFFALLFVAFYLAKLSLRPLYEKIDTLNRFIKDSTHEINTPLSVISMSIETADLDNLNERNLKRFNNISLAAKSLNNIYDALVHLSFNLDKPSKKEPIDLNLLTTQRLNYFSPFFAKRGLKIDASLKPSFINADLEDMSKILDNLLSNAAKYAAQNSEVRIVLEPNFFSISNTGRGISKEDQMKIFDRYTRFNDDQGGFGIGLNLVKECCKKNDIFVKCQSKLDGETTFSLSWQN; from the coding sequence ATGTCTGAAAAGACGCAAATTTTATTTAAAATTTTATCCCTTTATCTTGTTAGCACTGTGCTATTTTTAGGATATTTTTTCATACACGACTATAAAAATAAAAAAGAAACGCTCATTTTAAACGAGGTGAAGTCTTTAAAAGAGATAAAAATGGGCATTTACATGAAAGCTAGAATGAATGGACTTGATTCAATTTCAAGTCTAACAAAAGAAAAAGGCGTGCATGCTTGCATCGTGCTAAAAAATGGTGAGAAAATTTATAAAGACTTTGACTGTCAAAAGATAGACAAAAGCAAAAATGTAAATTTGATCGGCGGCAAGGTCGCGATATTTGAAAAGATCCAGTACATGGAGGACAACACCACAGACGAACTCTCGTACGCAGATATTTTTCTAGTTGGCAAAGATATCAAGGCTGAAATTTTATCTTTACAAATTTCAACCATACTAAAGGCACTCTTTTTCTTTTTTGCCCTACTCTTTGTCGCCTTTTACCTAGCAAAACTAAGCCTAAGGCCGCTTTATGAAAAGATAGATACGCTAAACCGCTTTATAAAAGACTCAACACACGAGATAAACACGCCTCTAAGCGTCATCTCGATGAGCATAGAAACGGCTGATCTTGACAACCTAAATGAGCGAAATTTAAAGCGTTTTAACAACATTAGCCTTGCCGCAAAGAGCCTAAATAACATCTATGACGCGCTCGTTCATCTAAGCTTTAACCTAGATAAGCCTAGCAAAAAAGAGCCGATAGATCTAAATTTACTAACCACACAAAGGTTAAACTACTTCTCGCCATTTTTTGCCAAACGCGGACTTAAGATAGATGCCAGCCTAAAGCCCAGCTTCATAAATGCAGACCTTGAGGATATGAGCAAAATTTTAGATAATCTCCTAAGTAATGCCGCAAAATACGCAGCGCAAAATTCAGAAGTACGCATCGTTTTAGAGCCAAATTTCTTTAGCATAAGCAACACCGGTCGAGGCATCAGCAAAGAGGATCAGATGAAAATTTTTGACCGCTATACGAGATTTAACGACGATCAAGGCGGCTTTGGCATAGGGCTAAATTTAGTTAAAGAGTGCTGCAAGAAAAATGATATCTTCGTAAAATGCCAAAGCAAACTTGATGGCGAGACTACGTTTTCGCTCTCTTGGCAAAATTAA
- a CDS encoding response regulator transcription factor, translating to MVRILLVEDDEILLDLISEYLVENGYEVTTSDNAKEALDLAYEQNFDLLILDVKLPQGDGFSLLSSLRELGVSAPSIFTTSLNTIDDLEKGYKSGCDDYLKKPFELKELLIRIQALLKRNFSHHSGDAIKISSEFSFHPQSKTLSKDGKNVNISSKESDLLALFLQNKGKILTKDEIFNKIWKFDEEPSELSLRVYIKNLRQILGKDTILNRRGDGYVYV from the coding sequence ATGGTTAGAATTTTGCTCGTTGAAGATGATGAAATTTTACTTGATCTCATCAGTGAATATCTAGTTGAAAATGGCTATGAAGTAACCACTTCAGATAATGCCAAAGAAGCGCTTGATCTCGCCTACGAGCAAAATTTCGACCTGCTTATACTTGACGTCAAACTCCCACAAGGAGATGGCTTTTCACTTCTTTCTTCCTTAAGAGAGCTAGGTGTTAGCGCACCTAGCATCTTTACCACCTCGCTAAATACCATTGACGATCTTGAAAAAGGCTACAAAAGTGGTTGCGACGACTATCTAAAAAAGCCATTTGAACTAAAAGAGTTACTCATACGTATACAAGCGCTTCTAAAGAGAAATTTCTCACATCACAGTGGAGATGCGATCAAAATTTCAAGCGAATTTAGCTTTCATCCGCAGAGCAAGACACTAAGCAAAGATGGTAAAAATGTAAATATCTCGAGTAAAGAGAGCGATCTGCTCGCCCTATTTTTGCAAAACAAAGGCAAAATTTTAACCAAAGATGAGATTTTTAATAAAATTTGGAAATTTGACGAGGAGCCAAGCGAGCTTAGCCTTCGTGTCTATATCAAAAATTTACGCCAAATTTTAGGCAAAGATACCATATTAAACAGGCGTGGGGACGGCTATGTCTATGTCTGA
- a CDS encoding pyruvate kinase, with protein MKKLLLVALGAMFMFGGLANATEMMKKDDMGKDEMMKKEQMMKDDMGKKPMIKKDEMKKDDMGMKDEMKKDDMGMKKDEMKKGM; from the coding sequence ATGAAGAAATTACTACTAGTTGCACTTGGTGCTATGTTTATGTTTGGTGGTCTTGCAAATGCTACTGAAATGATGAAAAAAGATGACATGGGCAAAGACGAGATGATGAAGAAAGAGCAGATGATGAAAGATGACATGGGCAAAAAACCCATGATAAAAAAAGATGAAATGAAAAAAGACGACATGGGCATGAAAGATGAAATGAAGAAAGACGACATGGGTATGAAAAAAGACGAAATGAAAAAAGGCATGTAA
- a CDS encoding AEC family transporter: MNFTPLFAIFFIIATGFFAKKVGIVEQKHSIPFVDFVLCFAMPALIFDKIYHVNVDVSLINTILIGFGSTAISAVMALVLGKIFKFTKVTTVSMVMLSLFGNTLFVGMPVIQGFFGDAMVNEVIFYDQIATGIPLSILGPLILSFAAPEKVSLFQNTMKILKFPPFIALIMALILKEVPLPDFIFAPLRMFEGSVTPVALFAIGVGLNFSSITSSYKGVSVVLLCKMILPAIVFFIILKFSGIQMNKTWVVGLFQCAMPTSALASAMVIKAGLDSSLAISSVAIGVLFSFITLPVIYFVFA, encoded by the coding sequence ATGAACTTTACTCCACTTTTTGCAATTTTTTTCATAATCGCAACTGGTTTTTTTGCTAAAAAAGTCGGCATTGTTGAGCAAAAGCACTCAATCCCATTTGTGGATTTTGTCCTTTGTTTTGCAATGCCTGCGCTAATCTTTGACAAAATTTACCACGTCAATGTTGATGTTTCACTCATAAACACCATTTTAATCGGCTTTGGCTCAACAGCTATCAGTGCTGTCATGGCGTTAGTGCTTGGCAAGATCTTTAAATTTACTAAAGTAACAACTGTTAGTATGGTCATGCTAAGCCTTTTTGGTAATACCCTATTTGTCGGTATGCCTGTCATTCAGGGCTTCTTTGGCGATGCGATGGTAAATGAAGTCATCTTTTATGATCAAATAGCCACTGGTATCCCACTTTCGATCCTTGGACCACTCATCCTCTCTTTTGCCGCACCGGAGAAGGTTTCGCTATTTCAAAATACAATGAAAATTTTAAAATTTCCACCATTTATCGCGCTTATTATGGCTCTTATCTTAAAAGAAGTCCCACTTCCAGATTTTATCTTTGCGCCACTTAGGATGTTTGAAGGCAGCGTCACTCCAGTGGCACTTTTTGCGATCGGTGTTGGTCTTAACTTTAGCAGCATCACAAGCTCATATAAAGGCGTTAGTGTCGTGCTTTTATGTAAGATGATCTTGCCAGCTATCGTATTTTTCATCATATTAAAATTTTCAGGTATCCAGATGAACAAAACTTGGGTCGTTGGTCTCTTTCAATGTGCGATGCCAACATCAGCCCTTGCAAGTGCGATGGTCATAAAAGCTGGCCTTGATAGTTCACTAGCCATCTCATCAGTGGCCATAGGCGTGCTATTTTCATTTATCACGCTTCCAGTTATATATTTTGTATTTGCGTAA
- a CDS encoding response regulator — translation MNIASLRHNFINLKDLENPTDILHTFKDKQGLEINNEQILSLKESIKASKVINITDSEIKEQNRHKILQKVEEILNNYSKNLIYSNNKIHSDELSRGYNFSENAYFKNIKASDSSSMLSTLKSGYIENTKFKNLNDYAYSNTLKTKYGEVEVFLDIYGDNDKLGTTKLENNSYLFSFDSNNDGVLDQKDILFDKLKVRGYDKDGNEKIANLSDVMPRVDLRQFISTNVINHNQIEREELNRKATITNNPDLYVDTKDIDYRHSYYASDPNTLFAAENRYEKIEKNDINNFFKKYAQNDGWVDLRHNNIFGKDSSFKNFAYLKVGFDDTARLSEFNPIIEPSKDYKKDENFSYTKFQKDSFMKFYKDYNAEFDAYNKMIENLGINLKKFDENADSYISKLEKTKSAKMISMENEFKQATGLEFSISNLKKVKKAFITNEATAATSLQDSDSVIAMKLNKDGTIRLKFDSGREIDVKELYNDTGKLNTSSELKTSINLEAKEMNNVQLNSLDFKDIGFIQGDKIVSLKDAGAIAIANLSNKFESKFLISLNNGKSISTREIYNISYLENDLKSKEKIDERDKFYKKVDIKA, via the coding sequence ATGAATATTGCATCGTTAAGACATAACTTTATAAATTTAAAAGATTTAGAAAATCCTACAGATATACTCCATACCTTTAAGGATAAACAAGGTTTAGAGATAAATAACGAACAAATTTTAAGCCTAAAAGAAAGTATAAAGGCAAGCAAAGTTATAAATATCACTGATTCCGAGATCAAAGAGCAAAATAGACATAAAATCCTACAAAAAGTAGAAGAAATTTTAAATAACTACTCAAAAAATCTCATCTACAGCAACAATAAAATTCACTCCGATGAGCTTTCTAGAGGCTATAATTTTAGTGAAAATGCCTACTTTAAAAATATAAAAGCTTCAGATAGCAGCAGCATGCTATCTACACTAAAAAGTGGATACATAGAAAATACAAAATTTAAAAATTTAAACGATTACGCTTATTCAAACACTTTAAAAACAAAATATGGCGAAGTAGAAGTATTTTTAGATATTTACGGCGACAACGATAAACTTGGCACTACAAAATTGGAAAATAATAGCTATCTTTTTAGCTTTGATAGCAACAATGACGGTGTACTAGATCAAAAAGATATACTCTTTGATAAGTTAAAAGTAAGGGGTTATGACAAAGACGGAAATGAAAAAATAGCAAATTTAAGCGATGTGATGCCAAGGGTCGATCTTAGACAGTTTATCAGCACAAATGTCATAAATCACAACCAAATAGAAAGAGAAGAGCTAAATCGTAAAGCAACGATCACAAATAATCCCGATCTTTATGTGGATACAAAAGATATTGATTATAGACACTCTTACTACGCCTCAGATCCAAATACTTTGTTCGCTGCAGAAAACAGATATGAAAAGATAGAGAAAAATGATATAAATAATTTCTTTAAAAAATATGCCCAAAATGACGGCTGGGTCGATCTAAGACACAATAATATCTTTGGTAAAGATAGCTCTTTTAAAAATTTTGCCTATCTTAAAGTGGGTTTTGATGATACTGCAAGGCTAAGTGAGTTTAATCCAATCATTGAGCCGAGCAAAGATTACAAAAAAGATGAAAATTTCTCATATACAAAATTTCAAAAAGATAGTTTTATGAAATTTTACAAAGATTATAACGCTGAGTTTGACGCATACAACAAAATGATAGAAAATCTTGGCATTAATTTAAAGAAATTTGATGAAAATGCAGACTCTTATATATCAAAGCTTGAGAAGACAAAATCAGCCAAAATGATCTCGATGGAAAATGAATTTAAACAAGCAACTGGACTTGAGTTTAGTATCTCAAATTTAAAAAAGGTAAAAAAGGCTTTTATAACAAATGAAGCCACAGCTGCCACATCTTTACAAGATAGCGATAGCGTCATAGCTATGAAGCTAAACAAAGATGGCACCATAAGGCTAAAATTTGACAGTGGCAGAGAGATAGACGTAAAAGAGCTTTATAACGATACTGGCAAGCTAAACACATCAAGCGAGCTAAAAACTAGCATAAATTTAGAGGCAAAAGAGATGAATAATGTGCAGCTAAATAGCTTGGATTTTAAAGATATTGGCTTCATACAAGGTGATAAAATCGTAAGTCTAAAAGATGCCGGAGCGATCGCCATTGCCAATCTATCTAATAAATTTGAGAGTAAATTTTTAATCAGTCTAAATAATGGCAAAAGCATATCTACAAGAGAAATTTATAATATCAGCTATCTTGAGAATGATTTAAAGAGTAAAGAAAAGATAGATGAGAGAGATAAATTTTATAAAAAAGTTGATATTAAGGCATAA
- a CDS encoding HU family DNA-binding protein, with protein MKKAEFIQAVADKAGLSKKDTLKVVDATLETIQAVLEKGDTISFIGFGTFGTADRAARKARVPGTKKVIDVPASKAVKFKVGKKLKEAVAAGAAKKGKKK; from the coding sequence ATGAAAAAAGCTGAATTTATTCAAGCTGTTGCCGATAAGGCTGGTCTTTCAAAAAAAGATACTCTAAAAGTTGTTGATGCTACTTTGGAGACAATCCAAGCAGTTCTTGAAAAAGGCGATACAATTAGCTTTATAGGCTTTGGTACTTTTGGTACTGCTGACAGAGCTGCAAGAAAAGCTAGAGTTCCTGGAACTAAAAAAGTTATCGACGTTCCTGCTAGCAAAGCAGTTAAATTCAAAGTTGGCAAAAAACTTAAAGAAGCAGTTGCTGCTGGTGCTGCTAAAAAAGGTAAAAAGAAATAA
- a CDS encoding YaaA family protein encodes MALKILFSPSESKISLNTNNKFNGKDLIFPELFDKRVEILNRYDEFLKNANLDEIKKLFGLKELEESKQLRESLSQKGSIKAILRYDGVAYKHLNYRGLDNEAQKYIDNNVLIFSNLFGPTLAKDEIPEYKLKQGEKLGGFEISKFYEKNFSKAVDDFLQNDEILDLRAKFYEKFYTIKKEYITFCFIKNKKIVSHHAKAYRGEVLRQIANKLIKNKDELLSLNFKNLKLIDMKKVSLKTELMFEICE; translated from the coding sequence ATGGCATTAAAAATTCTCTTTTCTCCAAGCGAAAGTAAAATTTCTCTAAATACGAATAATAAATTTAATGGTAAGGATTTGATATTTCCAGAGCTTTTTGACAAAAGAGTTGAAATTTTAAACAGATATGATGAGTTTTTAAAAAACGCAAATTTAGACGAGATAAAAAAGCTTTTTGGGCTAAAAGAGCTTGAAGAGAGTAAGCAGCTGCGAGAAAGCCTATCTCAAAAAGGCAGCATAAAAGCTATTTTAAGGTATGATGGTGTGGCTTATAAACATCTAAACTATCGTGGTTTAGACAATGAGGCACAAAAATATATAGATAATAATGTTTTAATATTTTCAAATTTATTTGGGCCTACCTTAGCAAAAGATGAGATACCAGAATACAAACTAAAGCAAGGTGAAAAGCTAGGTGGCTTTGAAATTTCAAAATTTTATGAAAAAAATTTTAGTAAAGCGGTTGATGATTTTTTGCAAAATGATGAGATTTTAGACCTTAGAGCTAAGTTTTATGAAAAATTTTACACTATAAAAAAAGAATACATAACTTTTTGCTTTATAAAAAATAAAAAAATAGTGAGTCATCACGCAAAAGCATATAGAGGCGAAGTCTTGCGCCAGATAGCAAATAAACTTATAAAAAATAAAGATGAATTATTGAGCTTAAATTTTAAAAATTTAAAGCTTATTGATATGAAAAAGGTTAGTCTAAAGACCGAGCTTATGTTTGAAATTTGCGAGTAA
- the flgL gene encoding flagellar hook-associated protein FlgL, with product MRITNQLRFSQTLHDYQKNMTGVNKSYKQLSNGLKIQDPYDGAATYNDAMRLDYEATTLTQVVDATGKSVNFSKNTDNALQEFEKQLENFKTKVVQAASSVHSKTSLEALANDLQGIKNHLVNIANTSVNGQFLFSGSAVDTKPIDGAGKYQGNRDYMKTSAGAQVELPYNIPGYDLFLGKDGDYSKILTTNVRLADQTRTDISYAPKFLNDNSKIKNMIGLNYASDSVVRSDGSYNGTINPDYDFLDNSNVNFPDTYFFMQGKKPDGTTFTSKFKMSANTTMAGLMEKIGMEFGNTKTTKVVDVSINNDGQFNIKDLTKGNQTIDFHMVAATSVAPNRGAIAQNNALDAVNSLEDLETMANNVPKTVHITEFVKSKYTDKDGNATNAFDYDKVRFERKDNELIANLPQVARRTGEYATDQTKLSEVSGTKESYDRNLYPKDVDARKRELFNIDDQEINLQVKSITGTKYDIKVKMGTAGGTNTPVQFEITSTPPGGTPSATRTLTVYNSDEFGSYRTYASDFTYRQLMDIVAMAASDNIPNPPHAENANFDTDIEKVKRDQNYNAYKEALSKTKGAVETTLDDKGRMVLTDKTKSVTNIEVTMHDAKNSDKFDGDSTGRDTAGNAGHPQGKGSVFSFNENNALTIDEPSTSVFQDLDNMIEAVRKGYYRADANSNDPRNTGMQGALQRLDHLIDHANKELTKIGSQSRLLTATKERAEVMKVNVLTVKNDVIDADYAESYLKFTQLSLSYQATLQASAKINQLSLLNYLN from the coding sequence ATGAGAATAACAAACCAACTACGTTTTAGTCAGACTTTACATGACTACCAAAAAAATATGACTGGTGTAAATAAAAGCTATAAGCAGCTCTCAAATGGTTTGAAAATTCAAGATCCATACGATGGTGCTGCGACTTATAATGATGCAATGAGGCTTGATTATGAAGCGACTACTCTCACTCAAGTAGTTGATGCCACTGGTAAATCTGTAAATTTCTCAAAAAATACAGATAATGCGTTGCAAGAGTTTGAAAAACAGCTTGAAAATTTTAAGACAAAAGTAGTCCAAGCAGCTAGCAGCGTGCATAGTAAGACATCGCTAGAAGCTTTGGCAAATGACCTTCAAGGCATAAAAAATCACCTTGTGAATATTGCAAACACTTCGGTTAATGGGCAGTTTTTGTTTTCTGGAAGTGCTGTTGATACAAAGCCAATAGATGGTGCAGGAAAGTATCAAGGCAACCGTGATTATATGAAAACATCAGCTGGTGCTCAGGTTGAGCTTCCTTATAATATCCCAGGATATGATCTATTTTTAGGAAAAGATGGCGATTACAGTAAAATTTTGACTACAAATGTTCGTTTAGCTGATCAAACTAGAACCGACATCTCTTATGCACCAAAATTTCTAAACGATAACAGCAAGATAAAAAATATGATCGGGCTAAATTACGCTAGTGATTCAGTGGTTAGAAGTGATGGCTCTTACAATGGCACAATAAATCCGGATTATGATTTTTTAGATAATTCAAATGTAAATTTTCCAGACACGTATTTTTTCATGCAAGGCAAAAAGCCAGATGGTACGACATTTACTAGTAAATTTAAGATGAGTGCAAATACAACAATGGCTGGGCTTATGGAAAAAATCGGCATGGAATTTGGTAATACAAAAACAACAAAGGTTGTTGATGTAAGCATAAACAACGATGGACAATTTAATATAAAAGATCTTACTAAAGGTAATCAAACTATTGACTTTCATATGGTTGCAGCCACATCAGTAGCACCAAATCGCGGCGCAATCGCTCAAAACAACGCGCTTGATGCGGTAAATTCTCTTGAAGATCTTGAAACAATGGCAAATAATGTTCCAAAAACAGTTCATATCACTGAATTTGTAAAGAGCAAATATACCGATAAAGATGGAAATGCGACAAATGCATTTGACTATGATAAGGTTAGATTTGAGAGAAAGGATAATGAGCTAATCGCAAATTTACCTCAAGTAGCTAGAAGAACGGGCGAATATGCAACAGATCAGACAAAGCTAAGCGAAGTTTCTGGTACAAAAGAGAGCTACGATAGAAATTTATATCCAAAAGATGTCGATGCTAGAAAGAGAGAGCTTTTTAATATCGATGACCAAGAGATAAATTTACAAGTAAAGTCAATCACTGGTACAAAATATGACATAAAGGTAAAAATGGGCACAGCAGGAGGCACAAATACTCCAGTGCAATTTGAAATAACATCTACACCACCAGGTGGTACACCTTCTGCAACTAGAACTTTAACAGTTTATAACTCAGATGAGTTTGGAAGTTATAGAACTTACGCTAGCGATTTTACTTATAGGCAGCTCATGGATATCGTTGCTATGGCAGCAAGCGATAATATCCCAAATCCTCCACATGCAGAAAACGCAAATTTTGATACAGATATTGAAAAAGTAAAAAGAGATCAAAACTATAATGCCTATAAAGAGGCTTTATCAAAGACAAAGGGTGCAGTAGAGACGACTTTAGATGATAAAGGTAGAATGGTTTTAACCGATAAGACAAAATCAGTAACAAACATAGAAGTAACTATGCATGATGCAAAAAATAGCGATAAATTTGATGGCGATAGCACTGGTAGAGATACGGCTGGTAATGCTGGCCACCCTCAAGGAAAGGGTTCTGTCTTTAGCTTTAATGAAAATAATGCTTTAACTATTGATGAGCCAAGTACGAGCGTTTTTCAAGACCTTGATAATATGATCGAAGCTGTTAGAAAGGGATATTATAGAGCTGATGCAAATAGTAATGACCCACGAAATACCGGCATGCAAGGCGCATTACAAAGGCTTGATCATTTAATAGATCATGCAAATAAAGAGCTTACAAAGATCGGCTCTCAATCAAGACTTTTAACAGCTACAAAAGAGCGAGCCGAAGTAATGAAAGTGAATGTGCTAACTGTTAAAAATGATGTAATTGACGCAGACTATGCGGAGTCATATCTGAAATTTACGCAGCTTTCACTATCTTATCAAGCAACCCTACAAGCAAGTGCAAAGATAAATCAACTAAGCTTGCTAAATTATTTAAATTAA
- a CDS encoding tyrosine-type recombinase/integrase, which produces MLVFKAIKQRLEIAKSVSKIEARKLFTETKDDQVLRMAYYWVSQGAYDNCKDLPLNKCPITHLNHDTANRMWWAVRNHLGYKGENNTHGLYVLRHTVASRLVSLKGFNAHKLMAFMGHTDIKSSLHYVHLNVDDIRDGVGVGV; this is translated from the coding sequence ATTCTAGTCTTCAAAGCCATAAAACAACGCTTAGAAATAGCTAAGAGCGTAAGTAAAATAGAGGCTCGCAAACTCTTTACTGAAACAAAAGACGACCAAGTGCTTCGTATGGCTTACTACTGGGTATCTCAAGGGGCTTATGATAACTGCAAAGACCTACCCTTAAACAAGTGCCCCATAACTCATCTAAACCACGATACAGCAAATCGTATGTGGTGGGCTGTAAGAAACCATCTAGGATATAAGGGAGAAAACAACACTCACGGACTATACGTATTACGCCATACAGTAGCTTCTAGGTTAGTGAGTTTGAAGGGATTTAATGCACATAAACTGATGGCTTTTATGGGTCATACAGATATCAAAAGTAGCTTACACTACGTTCATCTCAATGTTGATGATATACGTGATGGTGTAGGGGTTGGCGTTTAG